Proteins from one Silurus meridionalis isolate SWU-2019-XX chromosome 3, ASM1480568v1, whole genome shotgun sequence genomic window:
- the olig2 gene encoding oligodendrocyte transcription factor 2: MDSDTSRVSSRPSSPEGDDMFLSAAKKSAGFSGAVSSTQSDSSPEMSADMRGLSSGDENHLGLKMFSKKDRKLLSENELQTIRLKINSRERKRMHDLNIAMDGLREVMPYAHGPSVRKLSKIATLLLARNYILMLSNSLEEMKRLVSEIYGGGGGGGSGGHHTTFHPSACGTLAHATAPLSSHAAAAAAAAAASHPVHHALLPPTVSSAAASLSAPGLSTVASVRPHHGLLKAPAPGASPLTSSFQHWGASMPCPCSMCQVPAPHMPSMSSVMPRLTNDSK, from the coding sequence ATGGACTCCGATACGAGCAGAGTGTCCAGTCGGCCGTCTTCTCCAGAAGGAGACGATATGTTCCTATCTGCAGCGAAGAAATCGGCGGGTTTCTCGGGCGCAGTTTCTTCTACGCAGAGTGACTCATCCCCGGAGATGAGCGCGGACATGCGCGGCCTTTCGAGCGGTGACGAAAACCATCTCGGCCTCAAGATGTTCTCCAAGAAAGACCGCAAGCTGCTGTCCGAGAATGAGCTCCAGACCATCCGCTTAAAGATCAACAGCCGCGAGCGCAAACGCATGCACGACCTGAACATCGCCATGGATGGGCTGCGCGAGGTCATGCCGTACGCGCACGGGCCCTCGGTGCGCAAACTCTCCAAGATTGCCACGCTGCTGCTGGCGCGCAACTACATCCTAATGCTGAGCAACTCACTCGAGGAGATGAAGCGGCTCGTCAGTGAGATCTACGGCGGTGGAGGCGGAGGAGGCAGCGGTGGCCATCACACGACCTTCCACCCGTCTGCCTGCGGCACTCTGGCGCACGCCACAGCTCCACTTTCCAGCCATGCagcagctgctgctgctgctgccgccGCATCTCATCCGGTTCACCATGCGCTCCTCCCGCCAACTGTGTCCAGCGCGGCCGCTTCTCTATCAGCACCAGGCCTTTCGACCGTGGCTTCAGTAAGACCCCATCACGGACTCCTGAAGGCGCCGGCACCCGGAGCGAGCCCTCTCACCTCGAGCTTTCAGCACTGGGGAGCGAGCATGCCGTGCCCATGCAGCATGTGCCAAGTCCCCGCGCCTCATATGCCCAGTATGAGCTCGGTTATGCCGCGCCTGACCAACGACTCCAAATGA